A single window of Butyricicoccus intestinisimiae DNA harbors:
- a CDS encoding sulfite exporter TauE/SafE family protein, with translation MTYLIICPLVFLAGFVDAVAGGGGLISLPAYMLAGLPVHNAIATNKMSSTMGTSIATYQYAKSGYIPWKLVGFCIAAAFAGSTCGANLALIVDDYYFKILMLIILPLTAFYVTRPRSFADDKIPYSQTRTTVYSMFIALGVGVYDGFYGPGTGTFLILFLTALAHMDLKKANGTTKAVNLTTNISALVIFLLHAKVVLPLGIIAGAFNIAGNYIGTKFFDRGGAKSVKMLTIVVIAIFFVKILLEVLS, from the coding sequence GTGACATATTTGATTATTTGTCCGCTGGTATTTTTAGCCGGATTTGTGGATGCAGTTGCAGGCGGTGGTGGATTGATTTCACTGCCTGCGTATATGCTTGCTGGGCTGCCGGTACATAATGCGATTGCCACAAATAAAATGAGTTCTACAATGGGAACATCCATTGCTACGTACCAATATGCAAAGAGCGGGTATATTCCGTGGAAATTGGTTGGATTCTGCATTGCTGCAGCATTTGCCGGTTCTACCTGCGGTGCAAATTTAGCGTTGATTGTAGATGATTATTATTTTAAAATTCTGATGCTGATTATACTGCCGCTGACTGCTTTTTATGTCACACGCCCACGTTCCTTTGCAGACGACAAAATACCATATTCGCAGACGCGGACAACAGTATACAGCATGTTTATCGCATTGGGTGTCGGTGTGTATGATGGATTCTATGGCCCGGGTACCGGTACTTTTTTGATTCTTTTTTTGACCGCGCTTGCACACATGGACTTGAAAAAAGCAAACGGAACAACCAAAGCGGTTAATTTGACAACCAATATATCTGCCTTGGTGATTTTTTTGCTCCATGCAAAAGTTGTTCTGCCGCTTGGTATCATTGCGGGTGCATTTAATATTGCAGGAAACTATATTGGCACGAAGTTTTTTGACCGAGGCGGCGCAAAATCGGTAAAAATGCTTACGATTGTGGTCATCGCCATCTTTTTTGTCAAAATTTTATTGGAAGTGTTATCTTAA
- a CDS encoding DUF1846 domain-containing protein: MKIGFDNDKYLKMQSEHIRERIAKFDNKLYLEFGGKLFDDYHASRVLPGFQPDSKLQMLMQLKDQAEIVIVINAEDIEANKIRSDYGISYDLDVLRLIDEFQNVGLYVGSVCLTRFASQPSAILFRKKLKELGIKSYCHYSIPGYPSDVAHIVSDEGYGRNDYIETERPLIVITAPGPGSGKMATCLSQLYHEYKRGVKAGYAKFETFPIWNLPLKHPVNLAYEAATADLNDVNMIDPFHLDAYGKTTVNYNRDIEIFPVVRAMFELIAGKSPYQSPTDMGVNMAGNCIIDDDACRRASEQEIIRRYYKCLCDKKRNGTTKDDLNKLELLMNQAGVSVHDRAVRNAALDKEEQTDGPSAAIELPDGTIVTGKTSALLGPMAGALLNALKHLTGIDKETDLVSPQAIKPIQDLKTVYLGSKNPRLHTDEVLIALSASAEDNVLARQAMEKLPELRGCDAHCTVLLSSVDEQICNRLGMYLTCEPKYEEASRLYHKN; encoded by the coding sequence ATGAAGATTGGCTTTGATAATGACAAATATTTGAAAATGCAGTCCGAGCATATCCGTGAACGGATTGCAAAGTTCGATAACAAATTGTATCTGGAATTTGGCGGAAAGTTGTTTGACGATTACCATGCATCGCGTGTTCTGCCGGGATTTCAGCCGGATTCCAAGCTGCAGATGCTGATGCAGCTGAAAGATCAGGCTGAAATTGTTATTGTAATCAATGCAGAGGATATTGAGGCCAATAAAATCCGCAGTGATTACGGTATTTCTTATGATTTGGATGTTCTGCGTCTGATTGATGAATTTCAGAATGTGGGATTGTACGTCGGCAGTGTTTGCCTGACTCGCTTTGCATCGCAGCCGTCTGCGATTCTATTCCGCAAGAAGCTGAAGGAACTGGGCATCAAATCGTATTGCCATTATTCGATTCCGGGTTATCCGAGCGATGTCGCTCATATTGTCAGCGATGAGGGATATGGACGAAATGACTATATTGAAACGGAACGCCCGCTGATCGTCATTACGGCACCGGGTCCGGGCAGCGGCAAAATGGCAACCTGTCTGTCGCAGCTGTATCATGAATACAAGCGCGGTGTAAAGGCTGGATATGCAAAGTTTGAGACATTCCCGATTTGGAACTTGCCGCTCAAGCATCCAGTCAATTTGGCATATGAAGCGGCGACTGCCGATTTGAATGATGTGAATATGATCGACCCGTTCCATTTGGATGCATACGGAAAAACAACGGTCAATTACAATCGAGATATTGAAATCTTTCCGGTCGTTCGCGCCATGTTTGAGCTGATTGCCGGCAAGAGCCCATATCAGTCTCCGACAGATATGGGTGTCAATATGGCGGGCAACTGCATCATAGACGATGATGCGTGTCGCAGAGCATCGGAGCAGGAGATTATCCGCAGATATTACAAGTGCCTGTGCGACAAAAAACGAAACGGCACGACAAAGGATGATTTGAATAAGCTGGAGCTGCTGATGAATCAGGCTGGTGTCAGCGTGCACGACCGCGCGGTGCGCAATGCGGCGCTTGACAAAGAAGAACAGACAGACGGACCGAGTGCCGCTATTGAATTGCCGGATGGCACCATTGTGACGGGAAAAACCAGCGCGCTGCTGGGCCCGATGGCAGGCGCACTGCTCAATGCACTCAAGCACTTGACAGGTATTGACAAAGAAACCGATTTGGTATCTCCGCAGGCAATTAAGCCGATTCAGGATCTCAAAACAGTCTATTTGGGAAGCAAAAACCCGCGTCTGCACACCGACGAAGTTTTGATTGCGCTGTCTGCATCGGCAGAAGACAATGTGCTGGCGCGTCAGGCGATGGAAAAGCTGCCGGAGCTGCGCGGCTGCGATGCACATTGTACTGTGCTGCTGTCCAGTGTGGATGAACAGATTTGCAATCGTCTGGGAATGTATTTGACGTGTGAACCGAAATATGAGGAAGCATCTCGGTTGTATCATAAAAATTAA